The following are from one region of the Rhizobium sullae genome:
- a CDS encoding DUF1499 domain-containing protein produces the protein MAIRFDRPVSNSARFARRFGAFAFVLWVAVLVAHRFGGLATPYLVLLLLVSIGFAMLAALLAAVGLRSLWVRGAEAGLDALKALIFAILPLGFGGFAAERYFTLPAIYDVSTDVVSAPDWLSPPHADQIWMKRNPDVTPQEREQQLAAYPELTGRRYEGAIDRVLEAVRKVAKLDGITITRSAGEGEPVRDLEDAPARPAPDGDAVAEAPDQVPVPTPRPYEDDVAELIRSANGVTLQGEARTLILGLHFDVVIRLREEAETTFVDVRVASRYGQHDLGLSAEIADRYLEALDMELLGIAG, from the coding sequence ATGGCCATCCGCTTTGACCGCCCCGTTTCCAATTCGGCCCGCTTCGCGCGGCGCTTCGGGGCGTTTGCGTTCGTCCTTTGGGTCGCGGTGCTCGTCGCCCATCGCTTCGGCGGGCTCGCCACGCCCTATCTCGTGCTACTGCTTCTCGTTTCCATCGGCTTTGCCATGCTGGCCGCCCTGCTTGCGGCCGTCGGCCTCAGAAGCCTCTGGGTGCGAGGAGCCGAAGCCGGCCTCGATGCGCTGAAAGCGCTGATCTTTGCGATCCTTCCCTTGGGCTTCGGCGGATTTGCCGCTGAGCGCTATTTCACGCTGCCGGCGATCTACGACGTGTCGACGGACGTCGTTTCCGCGCCCGACTGGCTTTCGCCGCCACATGCCGATCAGATCTGGATGAAGCGCAATCCCGACGTCACGCCGCAAGAGCGCGAACAGCAGCTTGCCGCCTATCCGGAACTAACTGGCCGGCGTTATGAAGGCGCGATCGACCGGGTGCTCGAAGCCGTCAGGAAAGTGGCGAAGCTGGATGGCATCACGATCACCAGAAGTGCCGGCGAAGGCGAACCGGTCCGCGATCTCGAGGATGCGCCGGCAAGGCCAGCGCCTGATGGCGATGCTGTCGCCGAAGCGCCCGATCAGGTCCCCGTTCCCACGCCGCGGCCTTATGAGGACGATGTCGCAGAGCTCATCCGCAGCGCAAACGGCGTGACGCTGCAGGGTGAAGCCCGCACGCTTATCCTCGGCCTGCACTTCGACGTCGTCATCCGGCTGCGCGAAGAAGCCGAAACCACCTTCGTCGACGTCCGCGTCGCCTCCCGCTACGGCCAGCACGACCTCGGCCTCAGCGCCGAAATCGCCGACCGCTATCTCGAAGCCCTCGATATGGAACTGCTGGGCATCGCGGGGTAA
- the ppdK gene encoding pyruvate, phosphate dikinase, whose amino-acid sequence MTKLVYTFGNGQAEGRARDHDVLGGKGANLAEMCSLGLPVPPGFTIVADACSAYYELGKRINAVLKDEIRRGLETIEKATGRQFGAKDRPLLLSVRSGARVSMPGMMDTVLNLGLNDETVQALGHDAGDARFAWDSYRRFIQMYADVVMGLDHEIFEEILEDEKARLGHEFETELAATDWQHVVSLYKELIEEELGEEFPQDPEEQLWGAIGGVFASWMSARAVTYRQLHNIPGAWGTAVNVQAMVFGNLGNASATGVAFTRNPSTGEKSLYGEFLVNAQGEDVVAGIRTPQSITEEGRINSGSDRPSLEKLMPEAFEELTRICTKLEAHYRDMQDIEFTIERGTLWMLQTRSGKRSTKAAMKIAVDMVDEKLITEEQAVMRIEPSTLDQLLHPTIDPRVDRQVIGTGLPASPGAATGAIVFTAEEAVVAEEEGRKVILLRVETSPEDIHGMHAAEGILTTRGGMTSHAAVVARGMGIPCVVGAGTMRIDLRNERLIGVGVTLKKGDIITIDGSAGQVLKGEVPMIQPELSGDFGRIMGWADRARRMAVRTNADTPADARAARAFGAEGIGLCRTEHMFFEGERIHAMREMILAENEEGRRAALDKLLPMQRLDFTGLFSVMHGLPVTIRLLDPPLHEFLPKTEEEIADVAAAMGMEAASLRQRVDALHEFNPMLGHRGCRLAISHPEIVEMQARAIFEAAVAAAQETGAPVVPEIMVPLVGLRSELDYVKERIDAIARDVMAEAAMTIDYLVGTMIELPRAALRAHKIAEAAEFFSFGTNDLTQTTFGISRDDASAFIPTYQRKGIIEHDPFISLDFDGVGELISIAAERGRRTRNDMKLGICGEHGGDPASIHFCEEIGLDYVSCSPFRVPIARLAAAQAVIGAAQRR is encoded by the coding sequence ATGACCAAACTGGTCTATACGTTCGGCAACGGGCAGGCGGAAGGTCGCGCACGGGACCATGACGTTTTGGGCGGCAAGGGCGCCAATCTGGCCGAGATGTGCAGCCTGGGCCTGCCAGTGCCGCCGGGCTTCACCATCGTCGCCGATGCCTGCAGCGCTTATTACGAGCTTGGCAAGCGGATCAATGCCGTCCTGAAGGACGAGATCCGCCGCGGACTGGAGACGATCGAGAAAGCGACCGGCCGGCAGTTCGGCGCAAAAGACCGGCCGCTGCTCTTGTCCGTCCGCTCCGGTGCCCGCGTTTCCATGCCGGGCATGATGGATACGGTTCTCAATCTCGGCCTCAACGACGAAACCGTGCAGGCGCTTGGACATGACGCGGGCGACGCGCGGTTCGCCTGGGACAGCTACCGCCGCTTCATCCAGATGTATGCGGATGTCGTCATGGGCCTCGATCACGAGATTTTCGAGGAGATTCTGGAGGACGAAAAGGCCCGTCTCGGCCATGAATTCGAGACCGAGCTGGCTGCCACTGACTGGCAGCATGTCGTTTCGCTATATAAGGAATTGATCGAGGAGGAGCTCGGCGAGGAGTTCCCGCAGGATCCCGAGGAGCAGCTCTGGGGTGCCATCGGCGGCGTCTTCGCAAGCTGGATGAGCGCACGCGCCGTCACCTATCGCCAGCTCCACAACATTCCGGGAGCCTGGGGTACGGCCGTCAACGTCCAGGCCATGGTCTTCGGCAATCTCGGCAATGCCTCGGCAACCGGCGTTGCTTTCACGCGCAACCCGTCGACCGGCGAGAAGTCCCTCTACGGCGAATTCCTCGTGAATGCGCAGGGCGAAGATGTGGTTGCCGGTATCCGCACGCCCCAAAGCATCACCGAGGAGGGCCGAATCAACTCCGGCTCCGACCGCCCGTCGCTGGAAAAGCTAATGCCGGAGGCTTTCGAGGAACTCACCCGCATTTGCACCAAGCTCGAAGCGCATTATCGCGACATGCAGGACATCGAATTCACCATCGAGCGCGGCACGCTCTGGATGCTGCAGACGCGCTCCGGCAAACGCTCGACAAAGGCGGCGATGAAGATCGCCGTCGATATGGTGGACGAAAAGCTGATCACGGAAGAGCAGGCGGTGATGCGCATCGAGCCGTCGACGCTCGACCAGCTTCTGCACCCGACGATCGACCCGCGCGTCGACCGCCAAGTGATCGGCACCGGATTGCCGGCTTCACCGGGGGCGGCGACCGGCGCGATCGTCTTTACCGCCGAAGAGGCCGTCGTGGCGGAGGAGGAGGGCCGCAAGGTCATTCTGCTCCGCGTCGAAACCAGCCCGGAGGATATCCACGGCATGCATGCCGCAGAAGGCATCCTCACCACGCGCGGCGGCATGACCAGCCACGCGGCGGTGGTCGCCCGCGGCATGGGCATCCCCTGCGTGGTCGGTGCCGGAACCATGCGCATCGATCTGCGCAACGAGCGCCTCATCGGCGTCGGCGTGACGCTGAAGAAGGGCGACATCATCACCATCGACGGCTCGGCCGGGCAGGTGCTGAAGGGCGAGGTGCCGATGATCCAGCCGGAGCTTTCAGGCGATTTCGGCCGCATCATGGGCTGGGCCGACAGGGCCCGTCGCATGGCCGTGCGTACCAATGCCGATACCCCCGCCGACGCACGCGCTGCGCGTGCCTTCGGCGCGGAAGGGATCGGCCTCTGCCGCACCGAGCACATGTTCTTCGAAGGCGAGCGCATCCATGCCATGCGCGAGATGATCCTCGCCGAAAACGAGGAGGGAAGACGTGCGGCGCTCGACAAGCTGCTGCCGATGCAGCGGCTGGATTTCACAGGCCTCTTCAGCGTTATGCACGGTCTCCCGGTCACGATCCGCCTGCTCGACCCGCCGCTCCACGAATTCCTGCCGAAAACCGAGGAAGAGATCGCGGATGTCGCCGCCGCCATGGGCATGGAGGCTGCCTCACTTCGCCAGCGCGTCGACGCGCTGCACGAATTCAACCCGATGCTCGGCCACCGCGGCTGCCGGCTTGCCATTTCCCATCCCGAAATCGTCGAGATGCAAGCGCGCGCCATCTTCGAAGCGGCCGTTGCAGCCGCCCAGGAAACGGGTGCGCCTGTCGTGCCGGAAATCATGGTGCCGCTCGTCGGCCTGCGTTCGGAATTGGATTACGTCAAGGAACGGATCGACGCGATCGCCAGGGATGTGATGGCAGAAGCGGCCATGACGATCGATTATCTTGTCGGTACCATGATCGAGCTGCCGCGTGCGGCCCTTCGTGCGCACAAGATCGCTGAGGCGGCCGAATTCTTCTCCTTCGGCACCAACGACCTGACGCAGACGACCTTTGGCATCTCGCGCGACGACGCCTCTGCCTTCATCCCGACCTACCAGCGCAAGGGCATCATCGAGCACGATCCCTTCATCTCGCTGGATTTCGATGGCGTCGGCGAGCTGATCAGCATCGCTGCCGAGCGCGGCAGGCGCACGCGCAACGACATGAAGCTCGGCATTTGCGGCGAACATGGCGGCGATCCGGCCTCGATCCATTTCTGTGAGGAGATCGGCCTCGATTATGTATCCTGTTCTCCGTTCCGCGTACCGATTGCGCGGCTGGCGGCGGCGCAGGCGGTCATAGGTGCTGCTCAGCGGCGGTAA
- a CDS encoding MBL fold metallo-hydrolase: MPSPTFDLAFEPHYGRAVDVAPGVQRVTANNPSPFTFHGTNSYILGTSSVAVIDPGPENEAHFEALIKALKGRAVTHIVITHTHRDHSPLAARLKRETGAVTVGEGPHRAARPLHDGEVNPFAESSDTHFVPDIAIGDGETIEEDGWALTAVLTPGHAANHAAFSLDGTGILFSGDHVMAWATSIVAPPDGSMADYMASLDKLISRRDHLLFPGHGGPVKRPVSFMRALKTHRRMRERAVMERIKAGDRLVPDMVRVIYRDTDPRLHGAAALSVFAHLEDLVERGIVQTDGPPSLFGGYQLVAGADDEPK; this comes from the coding sequence ATGCCGAGCCCGACATTCGATCTTGCCTTCGAGCCTCACTATGGCCGCGCGGTGGATGTGGCGCCGGGGGTCCAGCGCGTCACGGCCAACAATCCGAGCCCCTTCACCTTCCACGGCACGAACAGCTATATCCTCGGAACCTCGTCCGTCGCGGTCATCGATCCGGGGCCGGAGAACGAGGCGCATTTTGAGGCGCTGATTAAGGCGCTCAAGGGCCGGGCGGTCACGCATATTGTCATCACCCATACACATCGCGACCACTCGCCGCTTGCCGCACGGCTAAAGCGGGAGACCGGCGCCGTTACCGTCGGCGAAGGACCGCACAGGGCAGCGCGGCCGCTCCATGACGGCGAGGTGAATCCCTTTGCCGAAAGCTCCGATACGCATTTCGTGCCGGATATCGCAATCGGCGACGGCGAGACCATCGAGGAGGACGGCTGGGCGCTGACGGCGGTGCTGACACCCGGGCACGCCGCAAACCACGCGGCCTTTTCGCTCGACGGCACCGGCATCCTCTTTTCCGGCGACCACGTCATGGCCTGGGCGACGTCCATCGTGGCGCCGCCGGACGGTTCGATGGCCGACTACATGGCCTCGCTCGACAAACTGATTTCGCGCCGCGACCACCTGCTTTTCCCGGGCCATGGCGGGCCGGTGAAACGCCCCGTCTCCTTCATGCGGGCGCTGAAGACGCACCGCCGCATGCGCGAGCGCGCGGTGATGGAGCGCATCAAAGCCGGCGACCGGCTGGTTCCCGACATGGTGAGGGTGATCTACCGCGACACCGACCCAAGGCTGCACGGCGCGGCAGCACTCTCGGTCTTCGCGCATCTCGAGGACCTGGTGGAACGCGGGATCGTGCAGACGGACGGACCACCTTCGCTCTTCGGGGGGTATCAACTGGTGGCTGGGGCGGACGATGAACCGAAATGA
- a CDS encoding cupin domain-containing protein, with amino-acid sequence MSQYRARPPAVATLLLDDAVVRITRWDFEPGADTGVHTHGFGYVVVPMTDCKFLLEDADGSRRVDIANGAAYRREAGVEHNVVNAGSEPMSFIEIEYK; translated from the coding sequence ATGAGCCAGTACCGTGCCCGCCCGCCTGCAGTTGCCACGCTCCTTCTCGACGATGCAGTGGTGCGCATCACGCGCTGGGATTTCGAGCCGGGTGCGGATACCGGCGTGCATACCCACGGCTTCGGCTATGTCGTCGTGCCGATGACCGATTGCAAATTTCTGCTCGAGGATGCGGACGGCAGCCGGCGCGTCGACATCGCCAACGGTGCCGCCTACCGGCGCGAGGCGGGCGTAGAGCACAATGTCGTCAATGCCGGAAGCGAGCCGATGTCCTTCATCGAGATAGAATACAAGTAA
- a CDS encoding chromosome segregation SMC family protein has product MKFNKLRVIGFKSFVEPTEFIIERGLTGVVGPNGCGKSNLVEALRWVMGENSYKNMRASGMDDVIFSGSGNRPARNTAEVALYLDNSERTAPAAFNDSDEIQVTRRIEREQGSIYRINGKESRAKDVQLLFADASTGARSPSMVGQGRIGELISAKPQARRQLLEEAAGISGLHSRRHEAELRLRAAEGNLERLDDVTSQLEGQIESLKRQARQANRFKTLSAEIRAREATLLHIRWVQAKEAEAEADSALNQATVVVAEKAQIQMEAAKAQGVASLKLPELRESEARAAAALQRLQIAKTQLEDDANRILRRRDELTRRLAQLAEDIQREERLISDNAAILARLDAEDADITEILADSGRHADELREAFEGVSAKLADSEHVFAALTAERAEAAAGRHQLERAIRDLADRKMRLERQLDETSREFSIVTEKIAALPDPDEKRAVVEAAEIAVAEAETVIQAVEQALAAARETEALSRGPVEEARSKLNALETEARTISRMLAAGAAAGEFQSVADDLRVDRGFETALGAALGDDLESPLDPRAPAHWSGNGDGASDPALPVGAEPLRNHVGAPAALTRRLKQIGLVTDADAARLMKELKPGQRLVTKDGAVYRWDGHVTGADAPSAAALRLAQKNRLDELESEVSLARDVLAEAEERLAMATEAIRGEERRLNEARDMSRLSARHLAEARDALAAAERAAGDLIRRRDVIAEAVSQIQSQQEDFAVQEENARIELEDAPDIVALDDRLRIQQAEVATDRGLAAEARARHESLNRENEARQRRIVAIGQERETWRQRAASAEEHIATLRDREEEAREEAVELEMAPDEFEDKRHALLNELQKAEAARRGAADLLAAAELVQREADHKAATALSELAESRERRGRAEERLVSAREKRQESESRIREALDVPPHEAFRLTGLQAMQTVPDLREVERELERLKMERERLGAVNLRAEEEQKELTEKLEALIRERDDVIDAIRKLRGAIQSLNREGRERLIAAFDVVNGQFQRLFTHLFGGGTAELQLIESDDPLEAGLEILARPPGKKPQTMTLLSGGEQALTAMALIFAVFLTNPAPICVLDEVDAPLDDHNVERYCNLMDEMAASTETRFVIITHNPITMARMNRLFGVTMAEQGVSQLVSVDLQTAERLRETA; this is encoded by the coding sequence ATGAAGTTCAACAAGCTCCGCGTCATCGGCTTCAAATCCTTCGTCGAGCCGACGGAATTCATCATCGAGCGGGGCCTCACCGGCGTTGTCGGGCCTAACGGCTGCGGCAAGTCCAACCTTGTCGAGGCATTGCGCTGGGTGATGGGCGAGAACTCGTACAAGAACATGCGCGCCTCCGGCATGGACGACGTGATCTTCTCCGGTTCGGGAAACCGCCCGGCGCGCAACACGGCCGAAGTCGCGCTCTATCTCGACAACAGCGAGCGCACGGCGCCTGCCGCCTTCAACGACAGCGACGAAATTCAGGTTACCCGCCGCATCGAGCGCGAGCAGGGTTCGATCTATCGAATTAATGGCAAGGAAAGCCGTGCCAAGGACGTGCAGCTCCTCTTCGCTGATGCCTCGACCGGCGCGCGTTCACCGTCGATGGTAGGCCAAGGGCGGATCGGCGAGCTGATTTCGGCCAAACCGCAGGCCCGCCGTCAGTTGCTGGAAGAGGCGGCCGGCATTTCCGGCCTGCATTCCCGCCGTCACGAGGCAGAGCTGCGGCTTCGCGCCGCCGAAGGCAACCTCGAACGCCTCGATGACGTGACCTCGCAACTCGAAGGCCAGATCGAGAGCCTGAAGCGCCAGGCACGCCAGGCGAATCGCTTCAAGACGCTGTCCGCCGAAATCCGTGCGCGTGAAGCGACACTCCTGCATATCCGCTGGGTGCAGGCGAAGGAGGCGGAAGCCGAGGCCGATAGCGCCCTTAACCAGGCGACCGTCGTCGTTGCGGAAAAGGCCCAGATTCAGATGGAGGCGGCAAAGGCACAAGGCGTCGCCAGCCTGAAGCTGCCGGAGCTGCGCGAGAGCGAGGCGCGTGCCGCTGCCGCCCTCCAGCGGCTGCAGATCGCCAAGACCCAGCTCGAGGATGACGCGAACCGGATCCTGCGCCGCCGCGACGAGCTGACCCGCCGCTTGGCGCAGCTTGCCGAGGACATTCAGCGCGAGGAGCGGCTGATCTCGGACAATGCCGCAATCCTAGCGCGCCTCGACGCAGAGGACGCGGATATTACGGAAATACTGGCGGATTCCGGTCGCCATGCCGACGAGTTGCGCGAAGCTTTCGAAGGTGTGTCGGCAAAGCTTGCCGACAGCGAACACGTTTTCGCGGCACTCACCGCCGAGCGCGCCGAGGCCGCGGCCGGACGCCATCAGCTGGAACGCGCGATCCGCGATCTCGCCGACCGCAAGATGCGCCTCGAACGGCAGCTGGACGAGACAAGCCGCGAGTTCTCGATCGTGACCGAAAAGATCGCTGCGCTGCCCGATCCCGATGAAAAGCGAGCGGTTGTCGAGGCCGCGGAGATCGCCGTCGCAGAAGCCGAAACGGTGATTCAGGCGGTCGAACAGGCGCTCGCCGCAGCCCGCGAAACCGAAGCGCTTTCCCGCGGGCCGGTCGAGGAGGCGCGCTCGAAGCTGAATGCGCTGGAAACCGAAGCTCGCACCATCTCGCGCATGCTTGCCGCAGGTGCGGCGGCGGGGGAATTTCAATCCGTTGCCGATGATCTCCGTGTCGATCGAGGCTTCGAAACGGCGTTGGGTGCTGCACTCGGCGACGATCTGGAATCGCCTCTCGACCCGAGGGCGCCGGCCCACTGGTCGGGAAATGGCGACGGCGCGTCTGACCCCGCGCTGCCGGTGGGCGCCGAGCCCTTGCGGAACCACGTCGGCGCGCCGGCTGCACTAACGCGCCGCTTGAAGCAGATCGGCCTCGTCACCGATGCCGACGCCGCGCGGCTGATGAAGGAGCTGAAGCCCGGGCAACGGCTGGTGACGAAGGACGGCGCCGTCTACCGCTGGGACGGCCATGTAACCGGCGCCGACGCGCCGAGCGCGGCTGCCTTGCGCCTCGCTCAGAAGAACCGTCTCGACGAGCTGGAAAGCGAAGTTTCACTTGCCCGCGACGTTCTGGCCGAAGCGGAAGAGCGGCTTGCAATGGCGACCGAGGCCATTCGCGGCGAGGAACGCAGGCTCAACGAAGCGCGGGACATGAGCCGCCTTTCGGCAAGGCACCTTGCCGAGGCGCGCGACGCGCTGGCCGCTGCCGAACGCGCCGCCGGTGATCTCATCCGCCGCCGCGACGTGATCGCGGAAGCCGTCAGCCAGATCCAGTCGCAGCAGGAAGACTTTGCCGTTCAGGAAGAGAATGCGCGTATCGAGCTTGAGGACGCGCCGGATATCGTCGCGCTCGACGACCGGCTGCGCATTCAGCAGGCCGAGGTCGCAACCGATCGCGGCCTTGCGGCTGAAGCTCGTGCTCGCCATGAAAGCCTGAACCGCGAAAACGAGGCCCGCCAGCGCCGTATCGTGGCGATTGGCCAGGAGCGGGAGACCTGGCGCCAGCGCGCCGCAAGCGCCGAAGAGCACATAGCGACCCTGCGCGACCGCGAGGAGGAGGCCCGCGAAGAAGCCGTCGAACTCGAAATGGCGCCTGATGAGTTCGAAGACAAGCGCCATGCGCTGCTGAACGAACTGCAGAAAGCAGAAGCTGCACGCCGGGGGGCCGCAGATCTTCTGGCTGCCGCCGAACTCGTGCAGCGCGAAGCCGATCACAAGGCTGCCACCGCCCTTTCCGAACTCGCAGAAAGCCGAGAGCGTCGCGGCCGCGCCGAAGAGCGCCTCGTCTCGGCGCGCGAAAAGCGGCAGGAGAGCGAGAGCCGCATCCGGGAAGCGCTCGATGTTCCGCCGCACGAGGCGTTCCGCCTGACGGGCCTGCAGGCCATGCAGACCGTTCCAGACCTGCGCGAGGTCGAGCGCGAGCTGGAGCGGCTGAAGATGGAGCGCGAGCGCCTTGGGGCCGTGAATCTGCGCGCCGAGGAAGAGCAGAAGGAGCTCACCGAAAAGTTGGAAGCGCTGATCAGGGAGCGCGACGACGTCATTGATGCCATCCGCAAGCTCCGCGGTGCGATCCAGAGCCTCAACCGCGAGGGCCGCGAACGCTTGATCGCCGCTTTCGATGTCGTCAACGGCCAGTTCCAGCGCCTTTTCACCCACCTCTTCGGCGGCGGTACGGCGGAGCTGCAACTGATCGAATCCGACGATCCGCTGGAAGCGGGCCTCGAAATCCTCGCGCGCCCCCCCGGCAAGAAACCGCAGACGATGACGCTGCTTTCCGGCGGCGAGCAGGCGCTGACCGCCATGGCTCTGATCTTCGCCGTCTTCCTCACCAATCCGGCGCCGATCTGCGTGCTCGACGAAGTGGACGCGCCGCTCGACGACCACAATGTCGAGCGCTATTGCAACCTGATGGATGAAATGGCCGCATCGACCGAGACCCGATTCGTGATCATCACTCACAATCCGATCACCATGGCACGCATGAATCGACTTTTTGGTGTAACGATGGCGGAGCAGGGCGTATCGCAGCTTGTTTCCGTCGACCTGCAAACTGCCGAACGCCTTCGCGAAACAGCTTGA